The following coding sequences are from one Triticum dicoccoides isolate Atlit2015 ecotype Zavitan chromosome 4A, WEW_v2.0, whole genome shotgun sequence window:
- the LOC119284257 gene encoding uncharacterized protein LOC119284257, translating into MEAQPREIFLGAGGHCFLVLVLVAHNLGSSSWERPIMQIMANRTCSASASSLFASSRPQGWAELPDDLLRPIVALLRSFRDLLAFGTTCRHWCDLFSARRSSLQPLLLHPNLRTDGGQTLSHNCWTLFHKGAWRLADPAATSSSRSFLSLSDLRSMTFLRYSHGQLIFYDNNGFHIVHPFSGTKVGPPSLQSVHFTCISYVTLTAPVASADSHLLVGAGAYLFLWRIGSDSWTKHSPKVGRFSIEQNVAFKGKTYALGSFGWFYIIHLSPSLIVEKFKVVFEEDKTEDLYSANEKAWLLVCGDTLLLIKLVEAGRRMRSEAFQFMPFKLESLDTMTKKARWVKVNKLDNWAIFISVDERCKALPCMNPEGWGGRSNHIYFPSYQSEKPWAAVQLWEKCYYRSTQLFNTGRRYLKLESTWVFPARFLVTSCDDLTAVSAVDD; encoded by the exons ATGGAGGCGCAGCCGCGGGAGATCTTCCTCGGCGCCGGCGGCCACTgcttcctcgtcctcgtcctcgtcgctcAC AATCTTGGTAGCTCATCTTG GGAGAGACCCATCATGCAAATAATGGCCAACAGGACATGTTCTGCTTCTGCCTCCTCACTCTTTGCTTCATCTCGGCCACAAGGATGGGCAGAGCTCCCGGACGACCTGCTCCGACCCATTGTCGCTCTACTACGCTCGTTCCGCGACCTCCTCGCCTTCGGTACCACTTGTCGTCATTGGTGTGATCTCTTCTCAGCACGCAGGTCCTCTCTCCAGCCTCTGCTCCTCCACCCCAATCTCCGTACCGACGGTGGACAGACTCTCTCGCATAACTGTTGGACCTTATTCCACAAAGGCGCATGGAGATTGGCTGACCCTGCTGCCACCTCATCCTCTCGCAGTTTTCTTTCCTTGAGTGACCTCAGAAGCATGACCTTTCTGCGCTACTCCCATGGTCAGCTCATCTTCTACGACAACAATGGGTTCCATATTGTTCATCCGTTCAGTGGCACTAAGGTTGGTCCTCCTTCCCTCCAGTCAGTTCACTTCACTTGCATCAGCTATGTCACCTTAACTGCCCCTGTTGCATCCGCTGATTCGCATCTCCTTGTCGGTGCTGGAGCCTATCTGTTCCTGTGGCGCATCGGGAGCGACTCTTGGACAAAACACAGTCCTAAAGTTGGTCGTTTTTCCATTGAACAAAATGTGGCCTTCAAGGGCAAGACATATGCCCTAGGGTCTttcgggtggttctacatcattcaCTTGTCACCCAGTCTCATTGTTGAGAAGTTTAAAGTTGTGTTCGAGGAAGATAAAACCGAAGATCTCTATTCGGCAAATGAAAAAGCATGGCTACTGGTGTGTGGTGACACGCTTCTCTTGATCAAACTTGTGGAGGCGGGAAGACGGATGCGCTCGGAGGCCTTCCAGTTCATGCCCTTCAAGCTTGAGTCATTGGACACCATGACCAAGAAGGCAAGGTGGGTGAAAGTGAACAAGTTAGATAACTGGGCCATCTTTATCAGCGTTGACGAGCGGTGCAAGGCGTTGCCGTGCATGAACCCAGAGGGATGGGGAGGAAGGAGCAACCACATATACTTCCCAAGTTATCAGTCTGAAAAACCTTGGGCTGCAGTCCAACTATGGGAAAAATGTTATTACCGTTCGACACAGCTCTTCAACACTGGAAGACGGTACCTGAAATTGGAGTCAACCTGGGTCTTCCCCGCGCGTTTCCTTGTTACGTCCTGCGATGATCTTACGGCCGTGAGTGCGGTTGATGATTAG